CTGGCCCGCAATGGAGCTCTGACCACATTGATCCGGGCGGGAGCAAGAATCATGGAACCGGCCTGTGGGCCCTGTATCGGCATGGGACAGGCACCCCCTTCGGGTGGAGTTTCCGTCCGCACCTTCAACCGTAACTTTTCGGGGCGCAGCGGCACCCGCGATGCCCAGGTTTACCTGACCGGGCCGGCGGCAGCCGCAGCCGCAGCCATTCATGGGGAATTGATCGACCCCCGGCAACTTGGAGAATTCCCCCGGATCGAAATGCCTGAAAGATTCGCGGCCGACGATAGCATGATCATCCCGCCGGCAGAAGATACTGCCGCCATTGAAATAATAAGGGGGCCCAATATCAAGCCTCTACCCCGGTTCAGCCCTCTCCCGGATGAGATCACGGGAGAGATACTCCTCAAGGTCGGAGATAACATTACCACCGATGACATCATGCCGGCAGGCTCCAGGATATTGCCCCTCCGCTCCAATATACCGGCCATCTCCGCTTATCTTTTCCATGCAGTGGATCCAACTTTCCCGGAACGGGCCGCCTCCAGGGGCGGTGGAATTATCCTGGGGGGGGAAAATTACGGGCAGGGTTCCAGCAGGGAACATGCTGCCCTGGCTCCCCGCTACCTCGGGATAAAAGCTGTACTGGCCCTCTCCTTTGCCCGGATCCATCATACCAATCTTGTTAACTTCGGCATCCTGCCCCTGGTGCTGCCCGACAGAAAAGCCTATGATGATATCAAGGCCGGTGACTGTCTCCGCATCCCCGACGTGATGCAAAACATCGACGGAGGCAGACTGGAGATAATCAATGAAACCGACAATACCCGCCTCATGGCCACCCATCAACTCTCTCCGCGACAGATCGATACAATCAGGGCGGGCGGATTGCTCAATTACACACGCGAATGTACCCGAAAATGACGTATTTGTCCGACCGCAATGTGGCTTTAAATAATCGGGTGGACAGAACACACCACCTTTATGACTTTACCATCTTCGATGGCAAAACACGTAAACTGCTGGCCAGAATTGTTTCATGCAGGGATGCCCTGGATTATGATGAAGATGCTGTTTTCATGGAAGGTCATACCATATCCGAGTTTTTTCCCGAGCACAAGTATATGACCTACACCTAAGATATGGGTGATGACTGGGAGCATAGAATCCGGCTTGTACGTGTGATCGAAAACCATGACCAGGAATCACCCTTTTTGCTGAAAGCAAGTGGTCAAACACCACCCGAGGATGTGGGTGGCGTGATGGGATTTACCAACTTCCGTGAAATCATGTCGAATCCCGAACACCCGGAATACGAGGAAATGAAGGAATGGTCACTGTATTGGTCACCTGATCTTGAGGAATGGAAACAACGTCCAAGGTTAATACTCTTGTAAATGGAAGCAGGCATCAATTCAATCACTTCACAGAAAAATTTATGAGAGAAAGTCCGGTGGGAAATTTGCACCAAAAATGAACTTTGCCTTGCCCCTATTCCATTATTTCCGGAGTACCTTGATTTGCCCCGTTGTTGTTACAATACAATTTCCCTTCATGTGCCACGGGGGCACAGGACAGGGCCATGGCCTGGGCACAGGCGGTGTCGCGCTCGTGGGAAAGAGAAACCAGGATCTCCCCGATTCCCCGGTGTTTTGCGATCACCCCGGCGTTACCATGGAGTTTTATCCGGGGCGGGCAACCCGTCCGGGAAACAACCTCAACCTCCTTGAGAGCAGCCGGGCCGATTCCGCAACCAATGGCTTTTAGCACCGCCTCCTTCGCGGCATACCGGGCCGCAAACAGGGGAATGGTATCCCCTTTCCGCGTGCTTATGTATTCCATCTCTTTGGCAGTGAAAACACGTTCACGGAAACGTTCCGGAAAGCGGGCCATGACCTTTCTGATGCGTGCAACACTGACGATATCGATCCCCGTACCCATGATCATGATTGAAAAACATCCCCTCCGGAAATATTTTCGGTCAACTACAATTATATGACATACCGATGAAAACTATTTGATATGATATATTAGTATCGATGGTTAGGCAATCGAAACCAAACAAATTTAATTTTTCTTTCCTAAAGGAATTTATCTTTCACTTATAGAATCTTTATTTTATGGAGAGTTTGAAACAAATCAATACCACCTTGCAGCCACTGTTGCGGTACAAAAACATAATTGG
Above is a genomic segment from Bacillota bacterium containing:
- the acpS gene encoding holo-ACP synthase, with protein sequence MIMGTGIDIVSVARIRKVMARFPERFRERVFTAKEMEYISTRKGDTIPLFAARYAAKEAVLKAIGCGIGPAALKEVEVVSRTGCPPRIKLHGNAGVIAKHRGIGEILVSLSHERDTACAQAMALSCAPVAHEGKLYCNNNGANQGTPEIME
- a CDS encoding plasmid pRiA4b ORF-3 family protein yields the protein MIENHDQESPFLLKASGQTPPEDVGGVMGFTNFREIMSNPEHPEYEEMKEWSLYWSPDLEEWKQRPRLILL